The sequence TGCCCGGACGCGCCGGCGTCCCAGCCCTTCGACGTGATCTTCCCGTCGTACTCGGGGGAAAACCCGTCCTGCTCGTGCTGGAACTTGTAGTACGTGATCTCGGTGTTGCGGCCGATCTTGTTCTTCAGGCCCTCGGCTTCCGGCTGCCCGAACGGCGTGTCCGCCTTCTTCGGCGCGCGGGTGCCTTCGAGGCCGTCCCAGGTGAGCTTCTTCCAGCCGGAGTTGCCGAACCACGACGGCACGGTCCGCGGCCGCTTCCGGCCGTCGAGCGGTTCGCCGTTGAGCCAGTGCAGCGGGCCGCGGGCCCACTTGCCCAGCTCGTGCTCCAGCCGTCCGACGCCTTCGGGCGGGAACAGCTCGGCGAGCGCGTCGGAGAACTCGTCGACGACCTGGCGGGCGGCCTGCACGCTCTGTTCACCGAGCTGCCGGGCGGCCTGGATGAACGCGCCGACCGAGCCGGAGTTCACCGCGCGGGCCTGCGCGGTCAGCTGCTGGGCGTACTGGTCGAACTGCGCGATCACCGAGTCCACGGCGGCTTTCGCCGACTGGACCAGCTGCGACGCCGCCGACAGCCGCTTCGCCTGGTCGTCGAGCTTCGTGGCCGCGTCGGTGAGTTCCTTGCCGAGTTCGCCGGCCGCGGTGGCGAACTCGGTGTAGGCGTCGCCGTCCCAGTCCGCGTGCAGCGTCTTCGCGGACTCGTCGACTTCGCGGGCCTTGCCCGAGACCGCCGAGGCCTGGGTGGCGACCCGCTGCGACGCGGCGCTCAGCGCCCCCGGGTCACCGGTGACGCGTCTCTGGCACTCGACGAGCACGCGCCGGTACCCGGACAGCACGGAGCTGACCACCCCCGACGCGTCGACCACCCCCGAGGACCACATGGGCTAGTTCCCGGCCGCGTCGTAGCCGACGTGCTGGCTGAAGTGCTTGCCGTTGTAGTCCAGGTCGATGTCGAGGTCGAAGTCCTGCCCGCCCGGAGCCTCCACAGTGGACTCACCGGTGGTGAGGTTGGTGTGGATGACGACCTCGTCGGCGCCGTGCACCGGCACCGAGGGCGGAGCCGGCTGGGTGACCGGCGCCGGCTGCGTCGGCACGGTCGCGCCGTGCTGCGCCGGGTCCACGGCGATCCAGCTGTTCGCCGGGTTCAGCGGGGAGCCGTTCCCGGTCATCGCCGCGCCGCCACTGGAACCGCCGCCGGTGGCGAGCGCGGGCGGGGTGTAGTCGGTGAACGAAGGCTGCTGCGGGATCCCCCCGCCGCTCCCGCCCGCCACCGCCTGCTGCCCGGCCGAGCTTGCCACCGGCGCCGGGGCCTGGGGCGCCGTGACCGGGGTGTTCCCGATCGACGGCGACGTCGCGCCGGAGCTGCCGGAGTCGTGGTGGAAGAGCTTCTCGATCTCGCCGATGACCTGTGCGAGCGTGCTGACCTGCTGGGCGAGGTCGACCGCGCCCAGCGCCTTGAGCAGCGCGCCGATCGAGGTGATGAACGCCCGCAGCGACGCGCTCGTCGCGGTCGACAAAGCGACCGCCGCGCCGTAGGTCCACCAGTTCGACATCAGCGAGGCGACCGTCGGGTTCACCGCGGAGACCACCGCGCGGTAGGCCTCCTGCGCGGTCTTGACCAGGGTGCCCGAGACACCCAGCAGCTCGGCGCCCTTCTGCACGACGTCGATGATCTTCGTCAGCTGGTCCAGGGAGTCGGAGATCTTCTTCAGCGCCGACTCGCTCGCCGCGCCGGACCAGATCTTGCCGAGCTGGTCGGCGGCCTTGGTCAGCTCGGTGTACATGCTGAGGAACTGCTCGGCCTTCTTGACGAGGTCGAGCACGTGCTTGGCGATCTGCTCCGGCTGCCCGGTGACGATCTGCGGCAGGATGGTGATCGGCCCGCCCGAGGACGCGGTCGCGTCCATCGCGCTGGAGTTCGGGAAAGTCAGCATCGGACCTCACAAAGTCTCGGGGTGCGGAGGATCAGACGACGGAGGCGGGCCGGTACACGCTGACCCTCGCCAGCCCGCTGATCCGGGCGTCGAGGAGCCCGTGGTTGTACAGGCGGCCGCCGTCGCCGGCGACGCCGATGACCGGCTGGCGGTCGGAGAACAGCAACGGCTCGACCACCACGACGTCCCCGCTGTGCACGCCGCCGGGAACGTCGGAGAAGGTGCGCGCGGTGCCCGCGTACACCTCGATCAGGCCGACCCGCGCCTGGTTGTCGGCGTCGCCGGCGAGCCAGTCGTTGAAGTCGGCGACGCCGTGGAAGCGGGCGTCGGTGATCGGGTGGTCACCGAGCCCGCCGAGCCGCGCATCCCCCAGGTAGCGCAGCACGTTCCCGACCGACGACGGCTCGCCGTGGGCGCCCGCGCTGTCGTTGATGGCGAGGGTGGCGAGCTCGGACGCGTGCGAGTTGCCCCAGATC is a genomic window of Amycolatopsis lexingtonensis containing:
- a CDS encoding WXG100 family type VII secretion target, with protein sequence MAGEYRAEPEAMRSAVGNVGGILAHGINAVADLERLVVQPMSFATFGSAVAAANAALHSSQITAVRTLLQLLQQINGLVKASADAYQAADRDAAAGYGGGHDGTTTPSSSIWGNSHASELATLAINDSAGAHGEPSSVGNVLRYLGDARLGGLGDHPITDARFHGVADFNDWLAGDADNQARVGLIEVYAGTARTFSDVPGGVHSGDVVVVEPLLFSDRQPVIGVAGDGGRLYNHGLLDARISGLARVSVYRPASVV
- a CDS encoding WXG100 family type VII secretion target translates to MWSSGVVDASGVVSSVLSGYRRVLVECQRRVTGDPGALSAASQRVATQASAVSGKAREVDESAKTLHADWDGDAYTEFATAAGELGKELTDAATKLDDQAKRLSAASQLVQSAKAAVDSVIAQFDQYAQQLTAQARAVNSGSVGAFIQAARQLGEQSVQAARQVVDEFSDALAELFPPEGVGRLEHELGKWARGPLHWLNGEPLDGRKRPRTVPSWFGNSGWKKLTWDGLEGTRAPKKADTPFGQPEAEGLKNKIGRNTEITYYKFQHEQDGFSPEYDGKITSKGWDAGASGHAELAALHGEAEAKKEWGVAEAHAKGTVFAGGEVSASGTIGAHGVGAHANAFVGGKVEGEVAADVAGVGVGANGTLQYGLGAQLDAQAVYDAGHLKVNFKAGAALGLGLGVGAKIDIDLPKLGHTIGEYGGAAVDAVGHAASDAADAVGSAWDDAVSYVGL